From a single Ciconia boyciana chromosome 11, ASM3463844v1, whole genome shotgun sequence genomic region:
- the RAB43 gene encoding ras-related protein Rab-43 produces the protein MPGPAAPGAAAGPGPDPEESYDFLFKLVLIGDASVGKTCLVQRFKTGAFAERQGSTIGVDFTMKSLEIQGKRVKLQIWDTAGQERFRTITQSYYRSANGAILAYDISKRGSFLSIPRWIEDVRKYAGSNIVQLLIGNKSDLSDLREVQLEEAHSLAEHYDNIICAIETSAKDSSNVEEAFVKMATELMMRHGGPMFSEKNTDSIKLDSKDVVEGWGCGC, from the exons ATGCCCggcccggcagcgccgggggcggcggcggggcccggccccgaCCCGGAGGAGAGCTACGACTTCCTCTTCAAGCTGGTGCTCATCGGGGACGCCAGCGTGGGCAAGACCTGCCTCGTGCAGCGCTTCAAAACCGGGGCCTTCGCCGAGCGCCAGGGCAGCACCATCGGCGTGGACTTCACCATGAAGAGCCTGGAGATCCAGGGCAAGCGGGTGAAG ttgCAGATCTGGGACACGGCTGGCCAGGAGAGATTCCGAACTATCACACAGAGTTATTACCGCAGCGCCAATGGAGCAATCCTAGCCTATGATATCAGCAAGAGAGGCTCTTTCCTGTCCATTCCTCGCTGGATCGAGGATGTGAGAAAGTATGCCGGTTCCAACATAGTACAGTTACTGATTG gaaaCAAGTCTGACCTAAGTGACCTTCGAGAGGTTCAGCTGGAAGAAGCTCACAGTCTGGCTGAACACTATGATAATATCATCTGTGCCATAGAGACCTCTGCGAAAGACTCCAGCAATGTGGAGGAGGCTTTTGTGAAGATGGCTACAGAGCTCATGATGAGGCATGGAGGCCCTATGTTCAGTGAGAAGAATACTGACAGCATCAAGCTTGACAGCAAAGACGTTGTGGAAGGTTGGGGATGTGGTTGCTGA